The genomic stretch tccattccaacaataatttacagaaaaatatggcatattttagagatgtttgaattgcgattaattacgattaattcatttttaagctgtgattaactcgatcaaaaattttaatcgtttgacagccctagttaaatgtacacctcatgcctaatatatacataacacaataaaacagaattgttgtggaactcaaaatgttgactggacagttacggactctgcacattaaatcattagtaacatcaaatattacacaatacaccaaagtatatcagtagccgtgtccttaagtctttttgatagttttcccctgacctttttactgcaataatataatgaaaacctgaaattatggctttagttttggccaccccaagattttaagtggccccatctggccacccctatgaaaaatttctggaggcgccactgcattCCTTCTGATATGAACATGATGTTATTTGTTCACTGCGAATGCCTTTACATGAATGCTGGAATTATAACGCACTGTTTTTATTCACCACTTTTCATATACTCTCTTACTTAGTCCTCCATCTCTATCTCTTACTTTAGTCAGCATCACTATGCTATATTCTGGGGTGCAAGGGCATTGAATTGGCAGCTTTCTACAAAACATATCGCCTATTTTTGGATGCCACAGCCAGTTTTTATGAACTTGCCtgtctttttgggaggaggtgTTCTTTTGGAGAAATTATGCAATCTTTAATCTCATTTAATAGTACACAGCTTTTTCCCACCTGCTTGAGAAAGACCACTACACAACCGTAACTTAACTTTTTCCCTTTATATAAAAATTTTGGATTTCAGTTACAAGAATGTAGTTCtagttataattagggctgtcaaacgattaaattttttaatcgagttaatcacagcttaaaaattaattaatcataattaatcgcaattcaagccatctataacatatgccatttttttcctataaattattgttggaatgcaaaaataagacacaagacggatgtatacattcaagctactgtacataagtactgtatttgtttattataacaataaatcaacaagatggcattaacattattaacattctgttaaagcgatccatggatagaaagacttgtagttcttaaaagataaatgttagtacgagttatagaaattttatattaaaacccctggtaatgttttcgttttaataaaatttgtaaaattttcaatcaaaaaataaactagtagctcgccattgttgatgtcaataattacacaatgcttatggtgctgaaacccataaaatcagtcgcacccaagcgccagcagagggcgacaaaacaccaaacaaCACAAgtgacaagtggacatgacactgtgctgtcattttaatctgtttgagctgggcatgtgcgttaaatgcgtcaaatattttaatgtgattaattaaaaaaattaattaccgcatgttaacgcgataattttgacagtccccCTAGTTATAATATCTAAACAGTTCAAAGCGAATGTTGCGGTTTTCAAAGGCCAGTAAAACAAGGGAGAGGGCAGCGTGATGCTTACTTCTGCAACAGTGATtgaggtttttctttttttttcccccaaggcgGCAGCGACGTATAATTTATTCTCCAACTGTAGACACAAAGACAAGGAAATGGAGAACAGAGAAGCCATAGCGCAAATGTTTTCCAAGTTGTTGATAACGTTAGTGGTGGAGTTTCTAATCAGGTCGTGCGGTTCCTGTAAAATACCCAAACTCCATCCTgttcttaaatatttttttaaatacaaagtaAGAAACCActtcttaaatattttttaaatacaaagtaAGAAACCACTATAGCTTATCGTAATCTGCTAAATTATATTGTTTTGAGCAAATTTATGTCTATCTTTATGAAAATGATTGATTATTTGTGATGCTGTATTAAGGCGAAAACATCAAagcttttcatggacgcattacagaaaTGAATTCATGACATACAACATACtattttggtaacaaatcgtggattgGGCCACATGATAGACATAACCATCTTTCCACTTAAATGAAATACagtatttcaggttttcatgacTATATCCCTAAAATATTCAAAGACATAGTTTAGGGTAGATTCATTAGAATCACGCATCATTAATTGCGATCATAAATTAAACCCTGCAATAAAATGGGAGTGCCAGGTATGAACTCAAATGACTTAAAAACAAGATCGCATGTCATGTCATTTCCCTGTTGACGTTGACAAACTTGTGCCCTCTCTTGTCTAACGAGTATACGCCGTACTCTGTGGCGAGTGTGGTAACGCCTAGGCTAGTGGGTGAAGCAGCAGCTATCCATTTTTGCCCACAGGTTTAATGACCACTGTCTGTAATTTACTCTCTTATCTTAAACCCAATGTTTATAATACCTTGCAACCGGACAAAAGACACAAACAAACCATTGTTTCAAATGTTCTGGGAAAATTTGTAAATCCATCTGAAGACGACGTAGCTTTGTGAAGCAGAAAAAAGAGATCACCGACGTTTGTGATTTTCCTTGCCACAGATGTGGAATGGAAAGGTGGTGGAAAAGAAATGTGATTAGCTTCATCCTTAGAGCTCATAACACAGCTAAAAAAGCACCTAAAGAAAAAAAGGCCAAAACCATCGTGAAGGCAAACTGTCCGTGCAGTTTCCgaatgtaaaaaaacattgcaaataTGATGTaagaacatacagtattttgtcGCAGAAAATGGTGTTATGAAACACAAAACCCAGGTTATTAATGTTCACATGCAAACACATTCAATTTAATCATAATTCTCAAATCTTCACTTAAGTTGGAACTCCTAATCAGTTTTCTACTGCCGTCAACATGTTTTTATCATAAAATATGTTGCAGCTAACGAATGCCCCCCGGAATGGACTCGTCTGGAGAGCCGCTGTTTCCTATTTGTGAATGAGAGATTACGATTTACTTTCGCTGAGGTATAATATTAGGTCTTTTacatttcaaatgaaaaataaacataattgtttattttgtgaTCAACATTTTATGGATGCTTTCAACCCTTTAGACGTTCTGCAACCTTCTCGGAGGAAATCTGGCTTCAATCCACAGTTCTCTTGAAAATGAAGTAGTTCGACATGTAATTGCGGCAAAGGCAGGAAGTTTTGAGCGTAGTTGGACTGGACTGCACGACCGGGTCGAGGTaaagtttttgaatgttttTGAATTTCTGGATTCATTTTTatgaggtaaaacgcttggtgccaCACAATCTCTAACTCAAATGATATCTAGTTctcaaaaacattatttttgaatATTGCTTTTCCTGCATTCGCTGCTATGAATGTTTACAGTATATTCAGTTATTGTAACTTACGCAATTACTACGATCAACATATTTTTGCCACAAATGCTTTTTTGGGTGAAAGTGTGGGGAATTTTCTTCAGATGTGCTGGTTGATCAcatctatggaggtagatttgtgtgctTATGattcaataataaaaaatgcttcaaacaaaatatattatttCGATTAAATAAAACCctaatttcaattaaaaaaaagaacatttttcaatcaaagagaaAAAAGTGTTCGAATGCGAAAATATAtgcatttgatcacttttttttgagtgaaaatgatTTCTTTGATAGAAGGgaagattttttgttttttgccataatATGAGTATGACATTTGCGTCATTgttattcaatccccccaaaaagttgcttcaatccaaaaaaagtattttctatcaaagaaaaaactcaaatacaaaaatatcattGATCACCCCCAAATAAATGCTTTGTAGTGTTGTTTtcttatgtgaaaaaaaaaaaaaaaattgaaacaggCTATGAATATATAAGAATATAATCAAAGCATTATGACGAAAATAGACACTATACATCAACAACATCTTTGTCATCGTTGTGACACAATATCATTTGTGAATAGGGACGGTCTAAAAAGCTCAACATCCATTTACTAGAATTAATTGGGCTGATTACAAAGTTGGCAAAGTACGCTAAGTTCATACCGCAaatcttaatgcatgaatccgatgTTTTCGTATATTTcagactaggcctgaacgatatatcgtttaaacatcgccatcgcgatgtgcgcatgtgcaatagtcccatcgcaaggacgtgcgatagttttttaatttcatttttttttaatccacaaacatttgttttgaggaaggagaggggaaaaaagcgcacagcttctctttcactccagcaagtcatcggctcctccccctccccctgcaacagcggagtggagggaggaggggccgaacagcagagcggagggaggagggcccgttctcaaagtgaaagcaagcaatcaacacgttggaggagcaaggaagactgtatccaaaaggagttttggaagtattttggcaagaacaagactataagggacaaaaaacagccctgtcgacagtgcctcgccatggttgcctcaacaagaagtaatctgtcaaacatgtgggaccatttaaaacgcaggtatctatgcattcctgctacgagctccccatcagaggctttttagcacaggtgggaacattgttacgtgccaactttcttgtctcaagcctgctatagtggataaactaatagtcttggccaaaaacctatgagacccagttgagaattgctgagcaaggaaggtggacgatatgcagacaaatacataacacagctgaaggaatgtcttttcttctttttattcatgtgacagctatcaggaaggcaggaaatttgggagttaaaatggttctgttattcatcacagttatttgcagttattcagttcaattatttacaagttcaattgagtttgtatcttttatatttaaatttattgtaaaccgtatttttcaaataactatatatagtacagctgcacataaagttttgatacttaatatttttgttgaaatatttttacaactttgttgccgttttgcagttttatattgttatattttgtgtaaacaactcaggggactaatgcacttgcacttttattagtcagatttaatatttaagttcaaatatgttgacaactttgttgtttaactgaggtttttatttattgttatagtttgtgaactcttttgtcatatttaatatttttgttcaaatatgttgacaactttgttgttttactgaggtttttatttattgttatagtttgtgaacaactcttttatttgtcatatttaatatttttgttcaaatatgttgacaactttgttgttattttacagaagtttttatttattgttatattttgtcaaaaacttaggggactaatgcacctgctcttttatttatcatttaatgtatttgctgctgttgaagtgtaaaatattgtattcaataaatgatctattttgtgcagacatgacgtcctggataccttcatacagaaatcttcatcattcacaaattaaacggtattatatgaatacactgtggtcacggtgtgttatgtaaagtatttccaaacagctattcaagtcatttagtgaaaatttctttaaaaaagatagatctttttttttttaatatcgcaatataatatcgcaatatattgcaaacctaaaaaaaatcgcaacaatagttttttccaatatcgttcaggcctatttcagactcaagtgaggcattaacttgatggactgaatgggaaaagtcgcataaaagtggaccatttcaaatctgatttaggtcacttccgcatgtggttaaaatccgatctggggcACATTTTTCTAGAATGTGGCCGCGgtatgaactgtcaagtccctctAATCGGaatagcaatatttcaagattgcttacacggctgaGAGTTGGGGgaaactgtccgtatgtgtgtgctcctgcgcatgcgggtcagtttgctcagcgcatctcggactgtgaattaaggctgagttatgctcccgcattgcggtgatggcgcagcgactacggcgtcatttgacattcgatggttctccggccaggtgacgcgttgctctgtaattcatcgCCAAGCcagtagaggggtgtggcgttatgtttgtatggttttggggcatgctttgtgacttcctcttgtctagtttaacggagaaaaaataaacaatgcaatatGGAACGCTTGAAAGTGGATCTTcacctcatcaacattgaataaatgttgtggcgcaggcgacgcagaagacggtttcgaggcagtctgtccaacttttgatgccgcatagagagttctagcatcaggtgaaaaccagctagctgtggcggctagcttcaaactggcgtcgagcactttgtccagcgttttgttcgaggtctgcaaagccctacagcccgatttgtttgaggTTTTGTACaatcagccagtgggaagccatagtagATTTCTGGAGTCTAtgaaacttcccaaactgcgttggaagccttgatgttaacgttatcataaaagcaccaaggcactctcaatcagtgatgatgtattgtgtgtgaactgtgtgttgttgaaaattaaacatcaaaacaactcttttgataccaaacctgtgctttattcttcatatacttgaagtgtgacatgtaaataagtcacagactcacagcaaacatatgtacacaataaatgatgaagtgacaaaaagctggcagtttttggccgactgggtcaccgcttcgcgtGGCCACTCGATcctgaacacacacgtctcggtggttctttcatttttttattcaatcgctgaccttgccccttggcaatctttatgatgtcttgacgagacttgctcttcgatgatactcccgtcggcttggtccatttttgcgtgtagaaaaataatgtttgacaatGGCAGTGATTTCCCGCTGAACTGGAaataacagtctgagcggacgaaTCACAGTCCATTGTAAAAACTGCCCTGTATTGGATTATGCCGTAAAGACAACTAATTGTGAGTTTTCTATCCTATCTTCTTTGAATTTTCAATTAGGTAACAAGCTTTGCCAACTCTTGACATGTTGCCATTTAAATATAGAATTTTGCAAGACTGTGTCTGCCTAGGATTCAAAAGGAACTTTTACAATGGATACAGAATCATTAAAGACATTTCCTACCATATATAAGATCAGTGTTTGCAATTGGGTCTGTGAAAATCTGCTTCTCGTGTCGCCAAGTTTAATTCCTGTGAAATCTTTACGTTTTTCCCTTCTATCCTCCAATAAAGTACGAAAGAATTAAACCTCAACAAAGGAGTCAGGATGCTATAATAAGATATTAATGTCTTagacaaaagaaaatgaaaaaagtgaaaaggtGAAAAAGTGAAATATGAAAAGGGTTCATCCTTATTTTGCATAAATAactaaaatgtgatttttatataCAGGAGGGAGCATTTATATGGACAGATGGCACAGAGTTTGACTTCGATAACTGGGCTAACAACCGGCCAAGAACCACTGGGAACCAGGACTGCGCAGAGATTCTCTCTCAAGGTATGAATGCAGTTTCAACATCCCTAGTTATCCAACTTTAATGTATAAGGTGTTTATGTTTCTGTCTGTTCATCATCTTTTTCGCCAGatactgtaaaatgtaaattaatATCAATACGTAATTTGACACGCCAAAGAAAAGGGCTGTTAGGAGCGTGCCAGATTTGAAATAAGTAACATATTGTTAGATATAGGAAAGAAGGCTTTAAAATCTGGAAAAAGAAGGTTGGTTTGAGAAGCTGTAAGCTTGCCCGCTGACTGTGCTTAAACTCCACTCCAATCAAGTGTCAAATGTTCCCTACCTCTCCTTGTTACgacgtgcaattttttttttttttaaatctagctTGTGTCCTATGCCCTAAGCACTTCATTTTATACGTTAGCTCAAGTGTGTACCTTAGGAGAAGCATGTCTCCTACCTTGTGGCAGCAGTGTAAACAGATTCCTGAGAGAAGCATCTCTCTTTGCAACATTTTCGAAATGCCTTGCTCCCACCTCCATGCAAGCAAGATTTTACAAGTGTGTGCTCGAACAGGTGACAGACACATAACAAATTACGCCCTTTGACAAGCCTCACTCCATCTTGGTCTACTGGCTCACGTACTTTATTGATCGGTGGGTTAGGGTTAAGCCATTGTAATTTGTATTTAATGTGCTAGAGCTTCCGCAAATAAAGCTCACCTTAGTTACCTGACCAGCGAAAGGCAAACAAACTAGCTACTTGGACACTGATAGCTCCAGTGATACTGTGATGTGTCAAATCTGAGATTTAGTAATCTTGCCAAAGCGCTGACTCAGCATCAAGTAATTGTCTCCCTAAATGTAAACAGAGAGCAAACTAACAGAGCAAACAGAGACTAGTTTGTAGATAACTGGGCCTCCTTCCGGGGCAAAAATGACCTGATGAGGATGGATTGCTTCCGCTCTAACGCAGAAGGCGCCTTAACTCTCTCTAGAAACATAGATTACTTGGCCTCCAAGTGTTGAGTCAGTCGTGAACGATTCgtactttttgaacgaattgtttcgaGGAATAAGACCAAACTAATCCCCTTCTGCACTGATTAGTTCTTAAGGAAGTTGGGacttgcgtgggagggcgttgagcaagcatcAGCGTCTGACATCgcgcacgaccaatcagacgccagcctcatcgcaggCAGGGGAGGGTGCAGAAATAGAATCagagcgtctgtcactcacttccacgtgtggccaataagcagccagtgtGAAGGCAGGGGGCAAAATGTCacagttatgtcacttcctgttcatttactCGGTTGCCTGTTCATTTACCGAAATTGCTGCTAAGTAAGTGTGAATGGGAGGTGTTGGACCAGTTCAGTATGGGGAGcaagggtcgcgttaaccgaatattttccgtcgttgaccggttttttaaaacagtgacggaaaaaacttaagtccatctgtcattttgacaggttgcaattcacaccccagaccacagggtggcgagtgagcatattaattagctattgtctctcttgatgcatgacgtcgttggccttactcggaaaaatgtcaaggcaactgagtgtttgcctgtatttttcaaacactgagagaaaagtctgggacacagcctctcgagtaggtacaaaatcaatcgacaaatcaggtttgtttatttgcgtgacgtgttcttcaagagcaacgtcactcttgcgcgccgaaagtcgtctctacaacaacacggatggcgcacgggagagccgagaatatgtttcaATCcgtggtaaattcagttttaaatgagctaaaacatatcgacacgagtcattgacaacagtctgtctcgcgcttgccatgttgaataaactccgttctcctcgtatgtttacttccgcgcgcaagtccctcgtcctgccctcgtcgctttgctaacggcacgtctgcccgtcgctgattggtgcactccgccgtctgtttgcctcttgttaagcttgttcggacagaatattaaataaaaatgaatgaaaactaaatactattgaatatgtcattattatcattttaaaaatgtaagtgacgggtaaaaatagattatgaccggatttttatgacactgtcagtcaaaatgacagacaacgaaaaagtctagcgcaacctctgatgggGAGTGATCATTTTCTGATCTTGTTGAGAGTGGGCAGAAAGTTGGATGTCAGGGTAGGAGAAcagacaaaatattttgaagaGCAGATTGGGAAAGGTTTGGTGCGCTTTGTGAGGAGAGTTTTAAGGACGTTGAGGATGGAAGAACAGTTGATGAGTGGAGTGAGAGTTTTTGTAAGGTGATTTTAGATTGTACTATTGAGTGTGTTCCAAAAAAGACAGGGCATAAAGCTAGACCTCCTGTTCCTTGGTGGAACCTAAACTGTGAGAAAGCTGTTCGGGCTAGGAATCAAATGTTTAGACAGTTTAGGAAGTTTCCAATAAAAAGCAATGCAATTGAGTTTAAAAGGTTGATGGCCAAGGCAAGAAGAGTGATTAAACAGGCAAAAAGGGACTGCTGGAGAAGATATTGTGGAAAGCTTGGGTCAGAAAGCACAATTACAGAAGTCTGGAGAGCTGTCCGTAGCATGTCTGGAATCACACGAGGCTCAGGAATACCTATCCTTGAGAATGGGGGAAGGTCTGTTATAACAAATATCGAAAAGGCTCGAGTTTTTGAGTGTAAATGTAAGGATGTCCATAGTAGGGAGAATTTGGGAACAGAGGGGTTAAATAAATGTAATGACACTTTGCAGCATCATTGGCCTAAATTGAAGTTTGGTGGGcacaatttgtttttttcaattggGGAACTTAAAAGGGCCATTGATAAGGGGGAAAGAACAGCCCCCGGCAAAGACGGGATCAGTTATGACATGCTAAAAAGAGTTGCATGAACTGCTTGTGGGAGACAACGTTTTGCATAAACTGCTTGCCTTGATTAATATTGTGTGGGAGGAGGGATGTCAAGTCATGGAAGCAGGCAGTGGTTGTGCCAATTTTGAAGCCGGGTTAAGATCCTAAGCTGGCAGGTTCATACAGATCGATTGCATTAACCTCTGTTTTTCGTAGGATCATGGAGCGGATGGTAACTTATAGATTGGTGTTCAAGCTGGAAAGTGAAGGAAAGTTTGCAGAGGTGCAAAGTGGCTTTCAAAAGGGAAGGGGGACTATGGATGCTGTGGTGTGTTTGGACTCTGACATTAGGAAAGCCCTTATTAATAAAGAATCTTTGATTGCGGTGTTTTTGGATATAGAAAAAGCGTACGACATGTTATGGAAGGAGGTTTTAATCATAAAAATGTACAATCATGGTATTAGAGGAAGATTATTGAATTGGGTTTGGAACTTTCTCCAAAATAGTCGTTCAAGTGAGGGTGGGAAACTCTCTTTCTGAAGGAGTGGAAATTGATAATGGAACTCCTCAGGGTAGTGTTATCAGCCCTGTATTATTCAACATTATccatcaatctctgcagcaatgctgacagcactcctgtaacgagtcacatgacattttggagggaaaatgacaagcagtactcaatttggacatttagggatgtaccgtatttttcggactacaagtcgctcctgagtataagtcgatccagccataaaatgcccaacgaagagaaaaaaaacatatacaagtcgcaccggagtataagtcgaatttttgggggaaatttacttgataaaatctaacacatagaacagacatgtcatcttgaaaggcaatttaatataaaaatacaatagagaacaacatgctaaataaatgtacagtgtacagtgcatgaacaacgaaatgtgaatatactgtcctacgctacggctcggtcctggctatacagcgaactcccaaaagacaaggctgtacgtccgtataatttgctgaatcaatttggttctCGATAGaagactcacttttgttgccagcggTTTaggtattaatggctatattttgaggggaaaataaattaactctattatattagctgcacatagactacttttaattatgtcaaagttccattttgtcagtgttatcccatgaaaagatatacttaaatatctgtagaaatgcgaggggtgtgtactcacttttgtgatacactgtatgtgtgtgtttcaaAGGGGATTAAAAACAGGAGTAACGGTGATAATGAATCAAATCAAGAGGAGATTGGCAACCAATTTTCAAGGTTATACACGTCATTACTGTGAAAATCATGGTATTTTTGTTTACTTTCAGGACGATGGAATGATCGGAACTGCAATAGTCGGATACCGTTTGTTTGCGCCATAGAGTTGGACCCTTACTAGAAGACTTTTTGAAAGTGTTCTAGTTTCTTCCACTGGTTTGATGGCACTTTGATGGAAACAATCAGTTGTTGAAAATTTCTGAGTTGTTACTAAAAGTCAAACTACAACACTGCACTTAATAAAGCAACCTACTTGAGCAAGAGTGTGTACGTGTAAATGtgttatattttcttattgtacgaGTAGTTAGTCAGCATGCATCCTAACCATGTTTGGTTGTATCACTCACTGGTGACTACCTATAAACAAAAGAGGGAAACGCTGCGAGGATATATGGTTATATTTCAAATATAATCCGACCGAAAATGGAATAGAACACATTGTCCCGGTGTGGAGACCACGGACCACAAACTTGGTGGCAACAATAGGCTACCACTGTTATCTGAAGCAGCACTGGAAAGTTCACCATCatgatttttattcaaaagTAAGTTGTAACAAATCATTTTAAGATTTCATTGATCATGGAGTACTTATACTCAGATCCAAGTCATAAGACTTTTTAAAAAGGTTGCACAAATAAAAGGAAACGGACAATGGATAAATTGAATtacaaaagtcatttaaaagAACTACAATACAATCATCTCCACAAAAGAATTTCTGGTGGGAGTGGCTAACATCTAAGCAGAGGAGTGAGGACCTAGCAGTTGCAATTAGAGACATGAGATGAACGCCAAGAGGATATGAAATTCCTCTTAAAAATGAAAGATGAGCAGAAAAATGAAGCCCAGACTGGAATTATAAAGTGACGTTATTAATAaacactaaggctaggttcatactacaggttttaatgcacaaatctgattttttgccatatcagTTTTTttagcgtgcccgttcagactgcctttatccattgggatcac from Corythoichthys intestinalis isolate RoL2023-P3 chromosome 10, ASM3026506v1, whole genome shotgun sequence encodes the following:
- the LOC130923283 gene encoding ladderlectin-like; translation: MAYYLHLLLLLCGISGLLTGTGAFVIKRANECPPEWTRLESRCFLFVNERLRFTFAETFCNLLGGNLASIHSSLENEVVRHVIAAKAGSFERSWTGLHDRVEEGAFIWTDGTEFDFDNWANNRPRTTGNQDCAEILSQGRWNDRNCNSRIPFVCAIELDPY